A portion of the Corynebacterium occultum genome contains these proteins:
- a CDS encoding lyase family protein encodes MFLSRSDYSDLSGGDTRAHRELSDEAFLGQLLIFEKHLATAAATVGVIDGAQLTAAHDAIEDFDLDVAVISRASASGANPAIPIAKALKAEAADPAGIHPGATSQDAIDTALVLCLKAAGVPLQELLGAVQNLLVQLCRQHRDTPMIGRTLGQQATPTTFGAVAAGWLEGVAGPAAELRQALADLPVQYGGATGTLAATYPHGLAIHDELAGLLDLAATPIVWHTNRYPLIRVATALAAVAGGVRKIAGDIVWLSASEISELREAAPGGSSAMPHKANPAAAVACDGYARRAPALAATMLDAMDSRHQRGVGSWHAEWPTIRELAATTASAVTRLHASLDGITVNTSAMARNLGQAATSSQSAGHAGELVDAVLDTWKEN; translated from the coding sequence ATGTTTCTCAGCAGATCTGACTACAGTGACCTTTCCGGTGGGGATACCAGGGCGCACCGGGAGCTTTCCGATGAGGCTTTCCTGGGCCAGCTCCTTATTTTTGAGAAGCACTTGGCGACGGCCGCGGCCACCGTCGGTGTCATTGACGGGGCACAGCTGACGGCCGCGCATGATGCGATCGAGGATTTTGATCTGGATGTCGCCGTGATCTCCCGGGCTTCGGCCAGTGGGGCCAATCCGGCGATTCCGATTGCGAAGGCACTCAAGGCTGAGGCTGCTGACCCGGCCGGTATCCACCCCGGTGCGACCAGTCAGGATGCCATCGACACCGCCCTGGTGCTCTGTCTGAAGGCCGCCGGGGTGCCATTGCAGGAATTGCTGGGGGCAGTCCAGAACCTCCTGGTCCAGCTCTGTCGGCAGCACCGTGATACCCCGATGATCGGCCGTACCCTCGGGCAGCAGGCCACCCCCACCACTTTTGGGGCGGTGGCCGCGGGGTGGTTGGAGGGTGTGGCGGGTCCGGCTGCGGAGCTGCGTCAGGCGCTGGCGGATCTGCCGGTGCAATATGGCGGGGCCACCGGAACCCTGGCCGCGACTTATCCACATGGTCTGGCGATCCATGATGAGTTGGCGGGGTTGCTGGATCTGGCGGCCACCCCGATTGTCTGGCACACCAACCGCTATCCGCTGATCCGGGTGGCCACCGCCCTGGCTGCGGTTGCTGGGGGAGTGCGGAAGATTGCCGGTGACATTGTCTGGCTTTCCGCCTCGGAGATCTCTGAGCTCCGGGAAGCTGCCCCGGGCGGATCCTCTGCCATGCCACACAAGGCCAACCCGGCTGCTGCGGTGGCCTGCGACGGTTATGCCCGACGCGCTCCGGCCCTGGCCGCCACCATGCTCGACGCCATGGATTCCCGCCACCAGCGCGGGGTGGGTAGCTGGCATGCGGAATGGCCCACCATCCGGGAGTTGGCTGCGACCACCGCTTCGGCAGTTACCCGATTACACGCCAGCCTGGATGGCATCACAGTGAACACTTCAGCCATGGCCCGGAACCTGGGTCAGGCGGCAACCTCATCCCAGTCCGCTGGTCATGCCGGGGAACTGGTGGACGCGGTACTGGATACATGGAAGGAAAATTGA
- the pcaG gene encoding protocatechuate 3,4-dioxygenase subunit alpha, giving the protein MSTIDSDPNNEMRWEVSPIRDQDEATPGITPSQTVGPYVHIGLTLEGSEQLVEPGTEGAIEVSFTVTDGGDTPISDAMIELWQANAEGIFNSPLDPRTAEKATAEGFRGLGRGMVDETGSVTFTTIRPGAHDEEESPHLKVGVFARGMLERLYTRLYFPDQDNSADPVLNAVPEERRGLLIAEPTERGFHLDIQVQHEDPNRETPFFGI; this is encoded by the coding sequence ATGAGCACCATTGACAGCGATCCGAACAACGAGATGCGTTGGGAAGTGTCCCCGATCCGTGACCAGGATGAGGCGACACCCGGCATCACCCCCTCGCAGACCGTCGGCCCCTATGTCCACATCGGCCTGACCCTGGAAGGTTCCGAGCAGCTGGTCGAACCCGGCACCGAGGGCGCCATCGAGGTCAGTTTCACCGTCACCGACGGCGGTGACACCCCGATCTCGGATGCCATGATCGAACTCTGGCAGGCTAACGCCGAAGGCATCTTCAACTCCCCACTGGATCCCCGCACCGCGGAGAAGGCCACCGCCGAGGGCTTCCGCGGACTGGGTCGTGGCATGGTCGACGAGACCGGCTCCGTCACCTTCACCACCATCCGTCCCGGCGCGCATGATGAGGAGGAATCCCCGCACCTGAAGGTCGGTGTCTTCGCCCGCGGCATGTTGGAGCGTCTCTACACCCGCCTTTATTTCCCGGATCAGGACAACTCCGCGGACCCGGTGCTCAATGCGGTGCCGGAGGAACGTCGGGGGTTGCTCATCGCTGAGCCCACTGAGCGGGGTTTTCACCTGGATATTCAGGTTCAGCATGAGGATCCTAACCGCGAGACCCCTTTCTTCGGTATTTAA
- the pcaH gene encoding protocatechuate 3,4-dioxygenase subunit beta: MSLPLFSPTTDAHAPLIFPRYKTTLKRNPSNKLIMVPERMGELTGPVFGERDLGGIDNDMTLANGGEAVGQRIFVHGRILGFDGKPVPETLVEAWQANSAGRYRHKNDSWPAPLDPHFNGVARTMTDKNGHYSFYTVLPGMYPWGNHRNAWRPAHIHFSLFGRQFTERLVTQMYFPGDPMFFQDPIYNSVPAGARERMIATFDYDETRENFAVGYRFDIVLRGRNATFFE, from the coding sequence ATGTCGCTTCCCCTCTTCAGCCCCACCACAGACGCCCACGCCCCGTTGATCTTCCCGCGCTATAAAACCACCCTCAAACGTAACCCAAGCAATAAACTGATAATGGTGCCCGAGCGGATGGGGGAGCTCACGGGCCCGGTATTCGGGGAGCGCGACCTCGGTGGCATCGATAATGACATGACCCTGGCCAACGGTGGCGAGGCCGTCGGTCAGCGGATCTTCGTCCACGGCCGGATCCTCGGCTTTGACGGCAAACCCGTCCCCGAGACGTTGGTCGAGGCCTGGCAGGCGAACTCCGCCGGCCGCTACCGCCACAAGAATGATTCCTGGCCCGCCCCGCTGGACCCCCACTTCAATGGCGTCGCCCGCACCATGACGGACAAGAACGGCCACTACAGCTTCTACACCGTCCTGCCCGGCATGTACCCCTGGGGCAACCACCGCAATGCCTGGCGCCCGGCGCACATCCACTTCTCCCTCTTCGGCCGTCAGTTCACCGAGCGACTGGTCACCCAGATGTACTTCCCCGGCGATCCGATGTTCTTCCAGGATCCGATCTACAACTCCGTGCCCGCCGGTGCCCGGGAGCGCATGATAGCCACCTTCGACTATGACGAGACCCGCGAGAACTTCGCCGTGGGTTATAGGTTCGACATCGTCCTCCGTGGCCGCAACGCCACCTTCTTCGAATAA
- a CDS encoding MFS transporter, with product MDIRQRINTSPMTRYQWFIIGITVFLNALDGFDLVAMAFTSSAVTDEFGFSGTQLGWLLSAALIGVGFGSLLLAPRADRWGRRKILIISIMIDMVGLVLTATADSYGELMFWRFITGIGVGGVLGTVTVIVSENSNNRFRGLAMSIYSAGYGLGASLCGVIAANFIPDYGWESVFFAGAGLTLVALVLTFFFLPESTEFLRTRRAEGDEEKVQVISARMGHGRDVTLGEPFSAVGENRIADLFNKRYLATTLKLWVAFCLINFGFNFANSWTPKLLTETGMSAQQGILGGIMLSFGGTIGSLIFGLLTTRLRALPTLITFSVLSSVILVVFITSTSLPSLAFAAGVGVGMLLNGCITGLYTITPQAYAPTLRATGVGVALAAGRIGAVAGPVIVGYLFDAGWSPTSLYFLAAVVVFITAFVLIGARTYSEDEKIVQAPEKVSASS from the coding sequence GTGGACATCCGACAGCGCATCAACACCTCCCCTATGACCCGCTACCAGTGGTTCATCATCGGCATCACGGTCTTCCTCAACGCCCTCGACGGCTTCGACCTGGTGGCCATGGCCTTCACCTCCTCGGCGGTAACCGATGAGTTCGGCTTCTCCGGCACCCAACTCGGCTGGCTGCTCTCTGCCGCCCTGATCGGCGTGGGCTTCGGCTCCCTGCTGCTGGCACCCCGGGCCGACCGCTGGGGCCGTCGCAAGATCCTGATCATCTCCATCATGATCGACATGGTGGGCCTGGTGCTCACCGCCACCGCCGACAGCTACGGCGAGCTCATGTTCTGGCGCTTCATCACCGGCATCGGTGTCGGTGGCGTGCTCGGCACCGTGACCGTCATCGTCAGCGAGAACAGCAACAACCGTTTCCGTGGCCTGGCGATGAGCATCTACTCCGCCGGTTACGGCCTGGGCGCTTCCCTCTGTGGTGTGATCGCCGCGAACTTCATTCCGGACTACGGCTGGGAATCAGTCTTTTTCGCCGGTGCTGGCCTGACCCTGGTCGCCCTGGTCCTGACCTTCTTCTTCCTGCCTGAGTCCACCGAATTCCTGCGCACCCGTCGCGCCGAGGGTGATGAGGAGAAGGTTCAGGTCATCTCCGCCCGCATGGGCCACGGCCGGGATGTCACCCTGGGGGAGCCCTTCTCCGCCGTGGGTGAGAACCGCATCGCCGACCTGTTCAACAAGCGCTACCTGGCCACCACCCTCAAGCTGTGGGTCGCCTTCTGCCTGATCAACTTCGGTTTCAACTTCGCCAACTCCTGGACCCCGAAGCTGCTGACCGAAACCGGCATGAGCGCCCAGCAGGGCATCCTCGGCGGCATCATGCTCTCCTTCGGTGGCACCATCGGCTCGCTGATCTTCGGATTGCTGACCACCCGCCTGCGCGCCCTGCCCACCCTGATCACCTTCTCGGTGCTCTCCTCGGTGATTCTGGTCGTGTTCATCACCTCGACCTCCCTCCCGAGCCTGGCATTCGCCGCCGGTGTGGGTGTGGGCATGCTGCTCAACGGCTGCATCACCGGCCTGTACACCATCACCCCGCAGGCCTACGCCCCCACCCTGCGCGCCACCGGCGTGGGCGTGGCCCTGGCCGCCGGCCGCATCGGTGCCGTCGCCGGCCCGGTCATCGTCGGCTACCTCTTCGACGCCGGTTGGTCCCCGACCTCGCTCTACTTCCTGGCGGCAGTGGTCGTGTTCATCACCGCCTTCGTCCTCATCGGGGCCCGCACCTACTCCGAGGATGAGAAGATCGTCCAGGCCCCCGAGAAGGTCAGCGCCAGTTCCTGA
- a CDS encoding muconolactone Delta-isomerase family protein has protein sequence MVIFHVRLNERIPYDMDPELRADHVQRHGEALRELAAAGVLKHCWREAGTRSDIAVFQAADPAELHEILGSLPLFRFLTTEVTVLMPHPDLGQG, from the coding sequence ATGGTCATCTTCCACGTCCGGTTGAATGAGCGGATCCCTTATGACATGGACCCGGAACTGCGGGCGGATCATGTCCAGCGCCACGGTGAGGCGCTGCGGGAGCTGGCCGCGGCTGGGGTGCTCAAGCACTGCTGGCGGGAGGCTGGAACCCGCAGTGATATCGCGGTGTTCCAAGCGGCTGATCCGGCGGAACTGCATGAGATCCTGGGTTCCCTGCCGCTGTTTCGCTTCTTGACGACCGAGGTCACCGTGCTGATGCCCCACCCCGACCTGGGGCAGGGGTGA
- the catC gene encoding muconolactone Delta-isomerase: protein MLFLARMDVNFPVDMDAETMADYQAQEKAYSANLQEKGIMKAIWRVVGEYANYSIYDVDDHDELQAVMAGFPMFKYMNVKLTPLAKHPNALEYYLRG from the coding sequence ATGCTGTTTTTGGCACGTATGGACGTGAACTTCCCGGTCGACATGGATGCTGAGACCATGGCCGACTACCAGGCCCAGGAGAAGGCCTACTCCGCGAATCTGCAGGAGAAGGGCATCATGAAGGCCATCTGGCGCGTGGTGGGGGAGTATGCCAACTACTCCATCTACGATGTGGATGATCATGATGAGCTGCAGGCCGTCATGGCGGGCTTCCCGATGTTCAAGTACATGAACGTCAAGCTGACCCCGCTGGCCAAGCACCCCAACGCACTCGAGTACTACCTGCGCGGTTAA
- a CDS encoding muconate/chloromuconate family cycloisomerase has translation MAELTIEKVETRILDVPLIRPHGFATTTATAQPILLVTVTLENGVVGFGEGVVPGGPWWGGESVETMQAIIEGYLAPVMIGRPVNQLSGILNDFEKVVANDRFAKAAVDVAMHDAWARALNVPLSDLLGGAFRDELDVTWALGVLPLDQAIAEVEERIASHGHKSFKLKMGSGDPAVDTQRIAELVEALRDKVGFRIDVNARWDRLTALRYLPRLAEAGVELFEQPTPAHDLDTLREITTRIGVPVMADESVCSPADALAVVKKQAADVIALKTTKVGGLREATKVAAIAEAGGLACHGATSLEGPFGTAASLHFAAATPAVSFGTELFGPMLLKETYVTEDLVYADGVVKVPEGPGTGLEPDWDKINHFTRK, from the coding sequence ATGGCTGAACTGACCATTGAAAAGGTCGAGACCCGGATCCTCGACGTACCGCTGATCCGCCCGCACGGCTTTGCGACGACCACCGCTACCGCGCAGCCCATCCTGCTCGTCACCGTCACCCTGGAAAATGGTGTCGTCGGTTTCGGCGAGGGTGTTGTCCCCGGCGGCCCCTGGTGGGGTGGCGAGTCCGTGGAGACCATGCAGGCCATCATCGAGGGCTACCTCGCCCCGGTGATGATCGGTCGTCCCGTCAACCAGCTTTCCGGCATTCTCAATGACTTCGAGAAGGTCGTGGCCAATGACCGTTTCGCCAAGGCCGCCGTCGATGTCGCGATGCACGATGCCTGGGCCCGTGCCCTGAATGTCCCGCTCTCTGATCTGCTGGGCGGCGCTTTCCGGGATGAGCTGGACGTGACCTGGGCCCTGGGTGTCCTTCCCCTGGATCAGGCCATCGCCGAGGTGGAGGAGCGTATCGCCTCCCACGGCCACAAGAGCTTCAAGCTGAAGATGGGCTCCGGCGACCCGGCAGTGGACACCCAGCGCATCGCTGAACTGGTTGAGGCCCTGCGTGACAAGGTCGGTTTCCGCATTGACGTCAACGCCCGCTGGGACCGTCTGACCGCACTGCGTTACCTGCCGCGTCTGGCTGAAGCCGGTGTGGAGCTCTTCGAGCAGCCGACCCCGGCGCATGATCTGGACACCCTGCGTGAGATCACCACCCGCATCGGTGTGCCGGTCATGGCTGATGAGTCCGTCTGCTCCCCGGCTGATGCTCTGGCGGTTGTCAAGAAGCAGGCCGCGGATGTCATCGCCCTGAAGACCACCAAGGTCGGTGGCCTGCGTGAGGCCACCAAGGTTGCCGCCATCGCCGAGGCCGGTGGCCTGGCCTGCCATGGTGCCACCAGCCTGGAGGGCCCCTTCGGTACCGCAGCTTCCCTGCACTTCGCCGCTGCGACCCCGGCCGTCTCCTTCGGCACCGAGCTCTTCGGTCCGATGCTGCTCAAGGAAACCTATGTGACCGAGGACCTGGTCTACGCTGATGGCGTGGTCAAGGTGCCGGAGGGCCCGGGTACCGGCCTGGAGCCGGACTGGGACAAAATCAACCACTTCACCCGTAAGTAA
- the catA gene encoding catechol 1,2-dioxygenase yields the protein MTQTEVNPTAHDSGNRATDKFKNESVKSDTSKERANAIYKDLLAAIAEVAQKHEVTYDEYRVLKNWMIQIGEYGEWPLWLDVFVEHEIEKINYNRKGYTGTKGSIEGPYYLENAPELPAECEMPMREQDKAAQPLFFKGQVTDVDGNGLGGATVELWHADEDGYYSQFAPGIPEWNLRGTIVTDEEGRYNIKTLQPAPYQIPADGPTGWFIESYGGHPWRPAHMHLKVKSPGYREITTQLYFQGGDWTDNDVATAVKPELILDPQTDGEGNNIVNYSFALDKED from the coding sequence ATGACTCAGACTGAAGTCAACCCCACTGCCCACGACTCCGGTAACCGGGCGACTGACAAGTTCAAGAACGAGAGCGTCAAGTCTGACACCTCCAAGGAGCGCGCAAACGCGATCTACAAGGATCTGCTTGCCGCCATCGCTGAGGTTGCTCAAAAACATGAGGTCACCTACGACGAGTACCGCGTTCTGAAGAACTGGATGATCCAGATCGGCGAGTACGGCGAGTGGCCGCTGTGGCTGGACGTCTTCGTCGAGCACGAGATTGAGAAGATCAACTACAACCGCAAGGGCTACACCGGCACCAAGGGCTCCATCGAGGGCCCCTACTACCTGGAGAACGCTCCGGAGCTGCCGGCGGAGTGCGAGATGCCGATGCGCGAGCAGGACAAGGCTGCACAGCCGCTGTTCTTCAAGGGCCAGGTCACTGACGTTGACGGCAACGGTCTGGGCGGTGCCACCGTTGAGCTGTGGCATGCTGATGAGGATGGCTACTACTCCCAGTTCGCCCCGGGCATCCCGGAGTGGAACCTGCGCGGCACCATCGTCACCGATGAGGAGGGTCGCTACAACATCAAGACCCTGCAGCCCGCTCCCTACCAGATCCCGGCTGACGGCCCGACCGGTTGGTTCATCGAGTCCTACGGTGGCCACCCCTGGCGTCCGGCCCACATGCACCTGAAGGTGAAGTCCCCGGGCTACCGCGAGATCACCACCCAGCTCTACTTCCAGGGCGGCGACTGGACCGACAACGATGTCGCTACCGCCGTGAAGCCGGAGCTGATCCTGGATCCGCAGACTGACGGCGAAGGCAACAACATCGTCAACTACAGCTTCGCGCTGGACAAGGAGGACTAG
- the benA gene encoding benzoate 1,2-dioxygenase large subunit, translated as MTSPTTGAREIIERALDNRPEDGIVRVNREVFTDQELFDLEMKYIFEGNWLFLAHESQIPNPGDYFTTNMGRQPVMITRSKDGQLNGLINSCSHRGAMLCRKKTDNRTTLTCPFHGWTFSNDGTLLKVKDEATGGYPEQFNTNGSHNLRRIPKFENYRGFIFGSLNPDVPSLEEHLGDATVMLDMLIDQSPEGLEVLRGSSTYTYDGNWKLQAENGADGYHVSSVHWNYAATTSRRGTGESKNETKAMDAGSWGEQGGGYFSFPNGHLALWTTWGNPEDRPVYDRLDALKELHGEERGEFMVAASRNLCIYPNVYVMDQFSTQIRRLEPVSVDKTEVTIWCIAPKGESAENRANRIRQYEDFFNATGMATPDDLEEFRSCQKTYLASSFPWNDMTRGIHQQVEGQNEKAKALGLDGVLSSGAKTEDEGLYPIQHGYWEEVMRKAVEAEDSSVKGVKDDAASAAATVAFAEERAAAKAAAASEGGAPRRRRRTRG; from the coding sequence ATGACCAGCCCGACCACCGGCGCCCGTGAGATCATCGAACGCGCACTGGATAACCGTCCCGAGGACGGCATTGTCCGAGTTAACCGCGAGGTCTTCACCGACCAGGAGCTCTTTGACCTGGAGATGAAGTACATCTTCGAGGGCAACTGGCTCTTCCTCGCTCACGAGTCCCAGATCCCGAACCCGGGTGACTACTTCACCACCAACATGGGCCGCCAGCCGGTCATGATCACCCGCAGCAAGGACGGCCAGCTCAACGGCCTGATCAACTCCTGCTCCCACCGCGGTGCAATGCTCTGCCGTAAGAAGACCGATAACCGCACCACCCTGACCTGCCCCTTCCACGGCTGGACCTTCTCCAACGACGGCACCCTGCTCAAGGTCAAGGATGAGGCCACCGGCGGATACCCGGAGCAGTTCAACACCAACGGCTCCCACAACCTGCGCCGCATCCCGAAGTTCGAGAACTACCGAGGCTTCATCTTCGGTTCCCTGAACCCGGATGTCCCGAGCCTGGAAGAGCACCTGGGCGACGCCACTGTCATGCTTGACATGCTGATCGACCAGTCCCCGGAGGGCCTGGAGGTCCTGCGCGGCTCCTCCACCTACACCTACGACGGCAACTGGAAGCTGCAGGCCGAGAACGGCGCCGACGGTTACCACGTCTCCTCCGTCCACTGGAACTACGCAGCCACCACCTCCCGTCGTGGCACCGGCGAGTCCAAGAACGAGACCAAGGCCATGGATGCCGGCTCCTGGGGCGAGCAGGGCGGTGGCTACTTCTCCTTCCCGAACGGCCACCTGGCACTGTGGACCACTTGGGGCAACCCGGAGGACCGCCCGGTCTACGACCGTCTGGACGCACTCAAGGAGCTGCACGGCGAAGAGCGCGGCGAGTTCATGGTTGCCGCTTCCCGTAACCTCTGCATCTACCCGAACGTCTACGTGATGGACCAGTTCTCCACCCAGATCCGTCGCCTCGAGCCGGTCTCCGTGGACAAGACCGAGGTCACCATCTGGTGCATCGCTCCCAAGGGCGAGTCCGCCGAGAACCGTGCGAACCGCATCCGTCAGTACGAGGACTTCTTCAACGCCACCGGCATGGCCACCCCGGATGATCTGGAGGAGTTCCGCTCCTGCCAGAAGACCTACCTGGCATCTTCCTTCCCCTGGAACGACATGACCCGTGGTATCCACCAGCAGGTTGAGGGTCAGAACGAGAAGGCCAAGGCCCTGGGCCTGGATGGTGTTCTCTCCTCCGGCGCCAAGACCGAGGATGAGGGCCTGTACCCGATCCAGCACGGCTACTGGGAAGAGGTCATGCGCAAGGCCGTCGAGGCGGAGGACTCCTCCGTCAAGGGCGTCAAGGACGATGCAGCCTCCGCTGCCGCCACCGTCGCCTTCGCTGAGGAGCGCGCTGCCGCCAAGGCTGCCGCCGCTTCCGAGGGCGGCGCACCGCGCCGTCGCCGCCGTACCCGCGGCTAA
- the benB gene encoding benzoate 1,2-dioxygenase small subunit — protein sequence MTTADTAAITREEIEAFLYHESRLLDERRFEEWLECYREDAEYWMPAWDDAGTLTEDPQSEISLIYYPNRGGLEDRVFRIRTERSSATSIPEPRTGHNITNLEVLERREGEVDVTFNWITYYFRYNTTDHYFGTTKLTLDVTGETPKIAKKKIILKNDFIHHVIDVYQL from the coding sequence ATGACCACTGCCGATACCGCAGCAATCACCCGGGAAGAGATCGAAGCCTTCCTCTACCACGAAAGCCGCCTGCTTGATGAGCGTCGTTTCGAGGAATGGCTCGAGTGCTACCGCGAAGACGCCGAGTACTGGATGCCCGCCTGGGATGACGCAGGCACACTCACCGAGGATCCGCAGAGCGAGATCTCGCTGATCTACTACCCCAACCGTGGTGGTCTGGAAGACCGTGTCTTCCGTATCCGCACCGAGCGTTCCTCCGCAACCTCCATCCCGGAGCCGCGCACCGGTCACAACATCACCAACCTCGAGGTTCTCGAGCGCCGTGAGGGCGAGGTGGACGTGACCTTCAACTGGATCACCTACTACTTCCGCTACAACACCACCGACCACTACTTCGGCACCACCAAGCTGACCCTTGATGTGACCGGGGAAACTCCGAAGATCGCGAAGAAGAAGATCATTCTCAAGAATGACTTCATCCACCACGTGATCGATGTCTACCAGCTCTAA
- the benC gene encoding benzoate 1,2-dioxygenase electron transfer component BenC: MTHQIALAFEDGVTRFIDCEEDQTVADAAYQARINIPFDCRDGACGTCKSFCESGDFDEGEFIEDALSDEEFAEGYILTCQTKPKTDMVVQIATTSVLAKTGASTLLGTIETLERLSESTVKFSVKIEERDKLNYLPGQYMNISAPDWDDHRSYSFSSGPSDDVVTFLVKLTRGGLMSEYLTDVAKVGDRLNLTGPMGSFFLREPLDPILLLAGGTGLAPVMSILEKLSEDELLDVPVRLIYGATFDYDLVELEKLDAFKTRLPDFDYFTVVSDPESDHPHKGFVTDHMTDEHLHNGEADVYLCGPPPMVEAVRQFLNKQENPPQNFYYEKFSSAAGSNDSLNMTVERSEAGEGDSARSGVAISTPGIETGEIHNAKADSHAQFNARMALELGAVELTIDTLDEDDFKHMTELANKANSFIDGEKLLDPVAYTEANNEYHEYLFERTGNPELLAAYRNLNIVDVMRKRLANTTWMQPNIAQEHHDIIEAMRNGDKDKLRELVRNHNEHAISTMDSAIVEQAEKGALEVTEK, encoded by the coding sequence ATGACCCACCAGATTGCTCTCGCCTTTGAAGACGGCGTTACACGCTTCATTGACTGCGAAGAGGATCAGACCGTCGCAGATGCCGCCTACCAGGCACGCATCAACATTCCGTTTGACTGCCGTGACGGCGCCTGCGGCACCTGTAAATCTTTCTGCGAGTCAGGCGACTTCGACGAAGGAGAGTTCATCGAAGATGCACTCTCAGACGAGGAATTCGCTGAAGGGTACATCCTGACCTGTCAGACCAAGCCCAAGACCGACATGGTGGTCCAGATCGCCACCACCTCGGTCCTGGCCAAGACCGGCGCTTCCACCCTGCTCGGCACCATCGAGACCCTGGAGCGACTCTCCGAGTCCACCGTGAAGTTCTCGGTGAAGATCGAGGAGCGCGACAAGCTCAACTACCTGCCCGGTCAGTACATGAACATCTCCGCACCGGACTGGGATGACCACCGCTCCTACTCCTTCTCCTCCGGCCCCTCCGATGACGTCGTCACCTTCCTGGTGAAGCTGACCCGTGGTGGTCTGATGTCGGAGTACCTCACCGATGTGGCCAAGGTCGGCGACCGCCTCAACCTCACCGGCCCGATGGGTTCCTTCTTCCTCCGTGAGCCGCTTGACCCGATCCTGCTGCTCGCCGGCGGCACCGGCCTGGCCCCGGTCATGTCCATCCTGGAGAAGCTCTCCGAGGATGAACTGCTCGACGTCCCGGTTCGCCTCATCTACGGCGCCACCTTCGACTACGACCTGGTTGAGCTGGAGAAGCTGGACGCCTTCAAGACCCGTCTCCCCGACTTCGACTACTTCACCGTGGTCTCCGACCCGGAGTCCGACCACCCCCACAAGGGCTTCGTCACCGATCACATGACCGACGAGCACCTCCACAATGGTGAAGCTGACGTCTACCTCTGTGGCCCGCCGCCGATGGTGGAGGCCGTCCGCCAGTTCCTGAACAAGCAGGAGAACCCCCCGCAGAACTTCTACTACGAGAAGTTCTCCTCCGCTGCCGGCTCCAACGACAGCCTCAACATGACTGTGGAGCGCTCCGAGGCCGGCGAGGGCGATTCCGCCCGCTCCGGGGTCGCCATCTCCACCCCGGGTATCGAGACCGGCGAGATCCACAACGCCAAGGCTGACTCCCACGCCCAGTTCAACGCGCGCATGGCGCTTGAGCTCGGTGCCGTCGAGCTGACCATCGACACCCTCGATGAGGATGACTTCAAGCACATGACCGAGCTGGCCAACAAGGCCAACTCCTTCATCGACGGTGAGAAGCTGCTGGATCCGGTCGCCTACACCGAGGCCAACAACGAGTACCACGAGTACCTCTTCGAGCGCACCGGTAACCCGGAGCTGCTGGCCGCGTACCGCAACCTCAACATCGTTGATGTGATGCGCAAGCGTCTGGCCAACACCACCTGGATGCAGCCCAACATCGCCCAGGAGCACCACGACATCATTGAGGCCATGCGTAACGGGGACAAGGACAAGCTTCGCGAACTGGTCCGCAACCACAATGAGCACGCCATCTCAACCATGGACTCCGCGATCGTGGAGCAGGCTGAGAAGGGTGCGCTGGAGGTTACCGAAAAGTGA